Proteins from one Mycobacterium sp. EPa45 genomic window:
- a CDS encoding hemophore-related protein: MNSAQCLRRVVVAGSLTAAIALSSAAVSSADPIMDALANTSCTYPQVTAALNAEAPALGRQLRARPDMQANIQQFLAMPMDQRQQALAQQQAANPQLNAMIFAQIGPQITQVANTCMNY, from the coding sequence ATGAACTCAGCACAGTGCTTACGACGAGTTGTCGTTGCCGGAAGTTTGACGGCGGCGATTGCGTTGTCGTCGGCCGCGGTCTCCTCAGCGGACCCGATCATGGACGCGCTGGCTAACACGTCATGCACTTACCCGCAGGTGACGGCGGCCCTTAATGCGGAGGCTCCGGCCCTGGGTAGACAGCTTCGCGCACGGCCCGATATGCAGGCGAATATCCAGCAGTTCCTAGCCATGCCGATGGACCAGCGCCAGCAGGCGCTGGCGCAGCAGCAAGCAGCCAACCCACAGTTGAACGCGATGATCTTCGCGCAGATCGGACCGCAGATTACGCAGGTCGCGAACACCTGCATGAATTACTGA
- a CDS encoding ion transporter, producing MQSTRTGPLTPKPVPTVVDVCRRLVGNPFFETLIVIVIMINAAMLGAETFPTVSGGLDHAFDVGYNVILAIYVVELLIRLTAAGWNPREFVRTPWNIFDFIVIVASFVPGLRTTAMLLRLVRLARIVRIIRFLPDLHVVIGAIARSIPGVASLAAATALLIYIYGMLGWVFFGNYAPEHFGNVGRGMMTMYVMLTLENLPENVDMGLKVSPWSVLFFISYTVILSFLVFNLFIGIVLNSMEEARAADRRKHESDDLLERLRMARQALEDAERELQRTHRDDRK from the coding sequence GTGCAATCCACGCGGACCGGACCGCTGACGCCCAAGCCCGTGCCGACCGTTGTAGATGTGTGCCGAAGGCTGGTCGGTAATCCTTTCTTCGAAACCCTGATCGTGATCGTGATCATGATCAACGCCGCCATGCTGGGGGCGGAAACCTTCCCCACCGTGTCGGGCGGACTCGATCACGCCTTCGACGTGGGCTACAACGTGATCCTCGCCATCTACGTCGTCGAACTGCTGATCCGGCTCACCGCGGCCGGGTGGAACCCCCGTGAGTTCGTCAGGACCCCGTGGAACATCTTCGACTTCATCGTGATCGTCGCGTCCTTCGTGCCCGGCCTGCGAACGACCGCGATGCTGCTGCGCCTGGTTCGCCTGGCGCGGATCGTGCGCATCATCCGGTTCCTGCCCGACCTGCACGTGGTCATCGGCGCGATCGCGCGAAGCATCCCGGGGGTGGCGTCACTTGCGGCGGCCACCGCCCTGCTCATCTACATCTACGGGATGCTCGGCTGGGTGTTCTTCGGCAATTACGCTCCCGAGCACTTCGGGAACGTCGGCCGCGGGATGATGACGATGTACGTGATGCTGACGCTGGAGAACCTGCCCGAGAACGTGGACATGGGACTGAAGGTGTCGCCGTGGTCGGTGCTGTTCTTCATCAGCTACACGGTCATCCTCAGCTTCCTGGTGTTCAACCTGTTCATCGGCATCGTGCTGAACTCGATGGAGGAGGCGCGCGCGGCCGACCGCCGGAAGCACGAGAGCGATGACCTGCTCGAGCGGTTGCGCATGGCGCGTCAGGCGCTCGAGGACGCCGAGCGGGAACTGCAGCGGACGCATCGCGACGACAGGAAGTAA
- a CDS encoding FAD-dependent oxidoreductase, translated as MRSVGRREFLLGFSAVVAAPLLPGCSGADERHRDHVVVVGAGFSGLAAARKLTDAGLKVTVLEARDRIGGRTQTDTSLGVPIDIGASWIHGTENNPLTKLAQDVGAKTVPTDFEDFVLVENHEIVAQKAAAASAEDWRRIAHKLDDLSGDASTKESVADGLIGIANLDDPLVAWNVTSRIAGEYAADPNQMSLRWLGSEGQFKGPDVILPGGYAQLSQNLAKGLDIRTSTEVKRIAHSGGQVRLETAQGEVTADRVIVTVPLGVLKAEKIVFDPPLPEAKRDAIGRLGFGLLNKVVVAFDKPFWPESTPMIGLVGNNQPVTDLVNGLIFAGKPLLVGLRGGQAAWSRESMSDSDAVNELITAIDAPKPTGSIVTRWGTDQYARGSYSFIAVGSSPDDMNALAEPVGERLMFAGEATNPEWFGTVHGAYLSGLREADRVLA; from the coding sequence ATGCGTTCGGTCGGGCGGCGCGAGTTCCTGCTGGGCTTCAGCGCGGTGGTGGCGGCACCGTTGTTGCCAGGATGCAGCGGCGCGGACGAAAGACATCGTGATCACGTGGTCGTCGTCGGCGCCGGCTTCTCCGGGCTCGCGGCGGCACGAAAGCTGACCGATGCCGGTCTGAAAGTGACGGTGCTGGAGGCGCGGGATCGAATCGGCGGCCGGACACAAACAGACACCTCGCTGGGGGTGCCCATCGATATCGGCGCCTCGTGGATCCACGGCACCGAGAACAATCCGCTGACCAAGCTTGCCCAAGACGTCGGGGCCAAGACGGTGCCGACCGATTTCGAGGACTTCGTCCTGGTCGAGAATCACGAGATCGTCGCCCAGAAGGCCGCGGCGGCGTCGGCCGAAGACTGGCGCAGGATCGCCCACAAACTCGACGACCTCAGCGGCGACGCCTCGACCAAAGAGTCGGTGGCCGACGGGCTGATCGGGATAGCGAACCTCGACGACCCGCTGGTCGCATGGAACGTGACCTCCCGGATCGCGGGCGAGTATGCGGCCGACCCGAACCAGATGTCCCTGCGCTGGCTCGGCAGCGAAGGACAGTTCAAGGGGCCCGACGTCATCCTGCCGGGCGGCTACGCCCAACTGTCGCAGAACCTCGCCAAGGGACTCGACATCCGGACAAGCACCGAGGTGAAGCGGATCGCACACAGCGGCGGACAGGTTCGCCTCGAGACCGCACAGGGCGAAGTCACCGCCGACCGGGTGATCGTGACGGTTCCGCTCGGAGTGCTCAAGGCCGAAAAAATCGTGTTCGACCCACCGTTGCCGGAGGCCAAACGCGACGCCATCGGGCGGCTTGGATTCGGCTTGTTGAACAAGGTCGTCGTCGCTTTCGACAAACCGTTCTGGCCGGAATCCACGCCGATGATCGGACTCGTCGGCAACAATCAACCCGTCACCGATCTGGTCAACGGACTCATCTTCGCGGGTAAGCCACTGCTGGTGGGATTGCGCGGCGGGCAGGCCGCATGGTCACGCGAGTCGATGTCCGATTCTGACGCGGTCAACGAACTGATCACCGCGATCGACGCACCGAAGCCGACGGGCTCCATCGTCACGAGATGGGGTACGGACCAATACGCCCGGGGCTCCTACAGTTTCATCGCCGTCGGGTCGAGCCCGGACGATATGAACGCCCTCGCGGAGCCGGTGGGCGAGCGCCTGATGTTCGCCGGCGAGGCCACCAATCCCGAGTGGTTCGGCACCGTGCACGGCGCATACCTGAGCGGCCTGCGGGAAGCCGACCGCGTTCTCGCCTGA
- a CDS encoding APC family permease, translating into MVTDALAHDTDTKLKRKITGPLLYLFILGDVLGAGVYALMGVLSQKVGGVLWAPLLIAMLLALCTAGSYAELVTKYPRAGGAAVFAERAFKRPAISFLVGFSMLAAGVTSAAGLALAFAGDYLKTFIDVPAVPAALVFLLLVACLNARGISESVKSNTVMTVIELSGLIIVVVAVGILMSRGGGDVSRVTAFPPGASPALAILGAAIVAYYSFVGFETSANVAEEIRDPSRVYPRALFGALVTAGVVYALVGLASAIALPPDELSKSSGPLLSVVGASGVGIPNKVFSLIALVAVANGALLTMIMASRLTFGMAEHRLLPRALGAVLPNRRTPWAAIIDTTIVAMLLTTIGELSTLAETVVLLLLFVFISTNVAVLALRRDTVTHSHFRVWTAVPVLGVASCLLLLTQQSAKVWLFGAILLAVGLILHLIAARSSAGDRADRAAV; encoded by the coding sequence ATGGTTACCGACGCACTGGCGCACGACACCGACACCAAGTTGAAGCGGAAGATCACCGGGCCGCTGCTCTACCTGTTCATCCTCGGCGACGTCCTCGGCGCGGGCGTCTACGCGCTGATGGGTGTGCTCTCCCAGAAGGTCGGCGGGGTGCTCTGGGCGCCGCTGCTGATCGCGATGCTGCTTGCGTTGTGCACGGCCGGCTCGTACGCCGAGCTGGTGACCAAGTATCCGCGGGCCGGCGGTGCTGCGGTCTTCGCCGAGCGCGCATTCAAGCGCCCGGCCATCTCGTTCCTCGTCGGCTTCAGCATGCTCGCGGCGGGCGTGACCAGCGCGGCCGGGCTCGCGCTGGCATTCGCCGGTGACTATCTCAAGACGTTCATCGACGTACCCGCGGTCCCGGCCGCACTGGTGTTCCTGCTCCTCGTGGCCTGCCTCAACGCCAGGGGCATCAGCGAGTCGGTCAAGAGCAACACGGTGATGACGGTCATCGAGCTCAGCGGACTGATCATCGTCGTGGTCGCGGTGGGCATCCTGATGAGCCGCGGCGGCGGCGACGTCTCGCGGGTCACCGCCTTCCCGCCCGGCGCATCGCCCGCGCTGGCGATCCTCGGTGCGGCGATCGTCGCGTACTACTCCTTCGTCGGATTCGAGACGTCGGCCAACGTGGCCGAGGAGATCCGCGACCCCAGCCGGGTCTATCCCCGGGCGCTATTCGGCGCGCTCGTCACGGCCGGCGTCGTCTACGCGTTGGTCGGACTCGCCAGCGCCATCGCTCTGCCGCCGGACGAGTTGTCGAAGTCGTCGGGCCCGCTGTTGTCCGTCGTCGGCGCCTCGGGCGTCGGCATCCCGAACAAGGTGTTCAGTCTCATCGCCCTTGTCGCCGTGGCCAACGGTGCATTGCTCACGATGATCATGGCGAGCCGGCTGACCTTCGGCATGGCCGAGCATCGCCTGCTTCCTCGCGCGCTCGGGGCGGTGTTGCCGAATCGGCGCACACCGTGGGCCGCGATCATCGACACCACGATCGTGGCGATGCTGCTGACCACGATCGGGGAGTTGTCGACGCTGGCCGAAACCGTGGTGCTGCTGCTGTTGTTCGTCTTCATCTCGACCAACGTCGCGGTGCTGGCGCTGCGCCGCGACACCGTGACCCATTCGCACTTCCGGGTGTGGACTGCGGTGCCGGTACTGGGTGTGGCGTCGTGCCTGCTGCTGCTCACCCAGCAGAGTGCCAAGGTGTGGTTGTTCGGGGCGATCCTGCTGGCGGTCGGTTTGATCCTGCATCTGATCGCCGCCCGCAGCAGTGCGGGAGACCGTGCCGATCGGGCCGCCGTTTAG
- a CDS encoding MFS transporter, which yields MKQLPASAETDSLSRRQIVLLVAALVFSLMSFSLNATMLAPAVRDINQTLGPGAFVAMSTPFYLAGAIANVVLIRWSDYIGRKRVLIGIVIVMCVGTVLCLSTSLPIVVVGRFLQGASNITYGLAFLILRARLSGATFGVCCGVMASINGGVAGGDAFLAGVMTDAFGYRSIFALILVVGLIAVVFVWKWVPADEGARGEGRMDWVGAVFIALTVGGITMFLSDGGHAGWTSTPALVYLAVTIVAAVALVVANNRVEHPLIGLKHLRSREAWPLIVVTILVMASFMVVLGFVVPSMSEDPDSGFGLDATTTALLFLTPGAVVQVLTSPFVGRLAVRVGFVTVMRAGIVASIVVIAATAVFADHKYAVVALMAVFGFTCYAVILTPLSSLGVLQASDEAPGALPGIANASYGMGFTLGFAWAGPIVGSGTDSTFQHAFWIAAGIGVVALVFSLILRPKPLVSETASPAGSTAHQSSP from the coding sequence GTGAAGCAGCTACCCGCGTCGGCCGAGACTGATTCGCTGTCCCGCCGACAGATCGTCCTGCTGGTTGCTGCCCTTGTCTTCTCGCTGATGTCGTTTTCGCTGAATGCCACCATGCTGGCGCCGGCCGTGCGCGATATCAATCAAACGCTGGGCCCCGGTGCGTTCGTCGCCATGTCGACCCCGTTCTATCTGGCCGGGGCGATCGCCAACGTCGTGCTGATCCGATGGAGTGACTACATCGGCCGCAAGCGCGTCCTGATCGGCATCGTGATCGTGATGTGCGTCGGGACGGTGCTGTGCCTGAGCACTTCGCTGCCCATCGTGGTGGTCGGTCGGTTTTTGCAGGGCGCGTCCAACATCACTTACGGACTGGCGTTCCTGATCCTTCGAGCCCGGTTGTCCGGCGCGACATTCGGCGTGTGTTGCGGGGTGATGGCATCGATCAACGGCGGGGTGGCCGGCGGCGACGCGTTCTTGGCCGGAGTCATGACCGACGCGTTCGGCTACCGCTCGATCTTCGCCCTCATTCTGGTCGTCGGCCTCATCGCCGTCGTCTTTGTGTGGAAATGGGTTCCTGCCGACGAGGGCGCCCGCGGTGAAGGCCGGATGGACTGGGTCGGTGCCGTTTTCATCGCGTTGACCGTCGGCGGGATCACGATGTTCTTGTCCGACGGCGGGCACGCCGGGTGGACGTCGACGCCAGCGCTGGTCTACTTGGCCGTGACCATCGTGGCTGCGGTTGCGTTGGTCGTCGCGAACAATCGTGTCGAGCATCCCCTCATCGGACTCAAGCATCTGCGGTCGCGGGAGGCCTGGCCGTTGATCGTCGTCACCATCTTGGTGATGGCGTCGTTCATGGTGGTGCTCGGGTTCGTCGTGCCGAGCATGAGCGAAGACCCCGATTCTGGATTCGGGCTCGACGCGACGACGACGGCATTGCTGTTCCTCACGCCCGGTGCGGTCGTACAGGTCCTCACCTCGCCATTCGTCGGCCGCCTCGCCGTCAGGGTGGGTTTCGTCACCGTGATGCGCGCCGGAATCGTCGCCTCGATCGTGGTCATCGCTGCGACGGCGGTCTTCGCCGACCACAAGTACGCGGTGGTTGCGCTGATGGCGGTCTTCGGATTCACTTGTTACGCAGTCATACTCACCCCGCTGAGCTCATTGGGTGTCCTGCAGGCATCCGACGAGGCGCCCGGCGCGCTGCCCGGCATCGCCAACGCCAGCTATGGCATGGGCTTCACGCTCGGCTTCGCGTGGGCGGGTCCGATCGTCGGCTCCGGCACGGATTCGACGTTCCAGCATGCGTTTTGGATCGCCGCCGGGATCGGCGTCGTTGCGCTGGTATTCAGCCTGATACTGCGGCCGAAACCACTGGTCAGCGAAACTGCCTCCCCCGCCGGTTCGACAGCTCACCAGTCATCGCCCTGA
- a CDS encoding pyridoxamine 5'-phosphate oxidase family protein, which yields MPQPPTRVTRLPEKQNTERSRLDELLDATPLATVALIRARHPVIFPIGFARIGDELVIHGSTGSPWLRQLAGGADAAVSVTALDGVLVARSGFESSFQFRSATLFGTFEPIEEPDKIRYLETLTDTFIPGRVAELRASSRKELAATMVLRLAITEDNWSLKIGDGWPEDGEDDVAAGAWAGVVPLTTVYGEPRRAPDCEPGTPIPPSVRAMTGELSNRRGRQFR from the coding sequence ATGCCGCAACCGCCGACCAGGGTCACCCGACTGCCGGAGAAGCAGAACACCGAACGCTCGCGGCTCGACGAGCTTCTGGATGCCACTCCGCTGGCCACCGTCGCGCTGATTCGCGCTCGCCATCCGGTGATCTTTCCGATCGGCTTCGCCCGCATCGGTGATGAACTGGTGATCCACGGCTCGACTGGCTCACCTTGGCTGCGCCAGCTCGCCGGGGGCGCCGACGCCGCGGTTTCAGTCACCGCGCTGGACGGAGTGTTGGTGGCGCGCAGTGGTTTTGAGTCATCCTTTCAGTTTCGAAGTGCCACGTTGTTCGGAACCTTCGAGCCGATCGAGGAACCCGACAAGATCCGCTATCTCGAGACCCTGACCGACACCTTCATCCCCGGCCGGGTGGCTGAGCTGCGCGCCAGCTCGCGCAAGGAGCTGGCCGCAACCATGGTGCTGCGGCTGGCGATCACCGAGGACAACTGGTCACTGAAGATCGGCGACGGCTGGCCCGAGGATGGCGAAGACGACGTCGCCGCCGGGGCATGGGCCGGCGTGGTCCCGCTGACCACGGTCTACGGCGAGCCGCGGCGAGCGCCGGATTGCGAGCCCGGCACCCCGATTCCGCCGTCGGTCAGGGCGATGACTGGTGAGCTGTCGAACCGGCGGGGGAGGCAGTTTCGCTGA
- a CDS encoding lactate 2-monooxygenase — protein MTQPYGNYQLEIYFQGLTGTLPSLPMSFAGLEARAAQTLSPSLWSYVAGGAGDERTQRANVTAFDQWGLIPRMLVGATERDLSVELWGRRWSAPVFMAPIGVIGLCTQDQHGDIAAARAAAHTGVPMCVSTLTMDPMEDVAAEFGDTPGLFQLYTPTDREMAESFVHRAEAAGYTGIVVTLDTWVPGWRPRDLSTANFPQLRGKCLSNYISDPVFRAKTDVDIDADPRNAVMAWVSTFGNCVSWDDLPWLRSMTSLPLILKGICHPDDARRAIDAGVDGIYCSNHGGRQANGGLPALDCLPGVVAAAGDVPVLFDSGIRSGADIVKALAMGAKAVGIGRPYAYGAALAGTDGIVHVLRSLLAEADLIMGIDGYRTLADLTPDALRPVRQ, from the coding sequence ATGACCCAGCCGTACGGTAACTACCAGCTCGAGATCTACTTCCAAGGGCTCACGGGCACATTGCCCAGCCTGCCCATGTCCTTTGCGGGGCTGGAAGCCCGTGCCGCGCAGACACTTTCACCGTCGCTCTGGTCGTACGTGGCGGGCGGCGCCGGCGACGAACGCACCCAGCGGGCCAACGTCACCGCGTTCGACCAGTGGGGTCTGATACCGCGGATGCTCGTGGGTGCGACTGAGCGCGACCTCTCGGTCGAGCTGTGGGGACGGCGCTGGTCCGCGCCGGTGTTCATGGCGCCGATCGGAGTGATCGGCTTGTGCACCCAGGACCAGCACGGTGATATCGCAGCCGCGCGGGCGGCCGCCCATACCGGTGTGCCGATGTGCGTCTCGACGCTGACGATGGACCCCATGGAGGACGTCGCCGCCGAATTCGGCGATACGCCAGGCCTTTTCCAGCTGTACACTCCGACCGATCGTGAGATGGCGGAGAGCTTCGTGCACCGGGCCGAGGCCGCCGGTTACACCGGCATCGTGGTCACCCTGGACACCTGGGTGCCTGGGTGGCGCCCACGTGATCTCTCAACCGCCAACTTCCCGCAGCTGCGCGGCAAGTGTCTGTCCAACTACATCAGCGACCCGGTGTTTCGTGCCAAGACCGACGTCGACATTGACGCCGACCCACGCAACGCGGTGATGGCGTGGGTCAGCACATTCGGAAACTGTGTGAGCTGGGACGACCTACCGTGGCTGCGGTCAATGACCTCATTGCCGTTGATTCTCAAGGGGATCTGCCACCCCGATGATGCCCGTCGCGCCATCGACGCCGGCGTCGACGGCATCTACTGCTCCAATCACGGCGGCCGGCAAGCCAACGGCGGCCTTCCGGCGCTGGACTGCCTGCCCGGGGTGGTGGCCGCCGCAGGTGACGTCCCGGTGCTGTTCGACTCGGGAATCCGTTCCGGCGCCGATATCGTCAAGGCTCTGGCCATGGGCGCCAAGGCGGTCGGCATCGGCCGGCCCTACGCCTATGGTGCGGCGCTGGCCGGCACCGACGGAATCGTGCATGTGCTGCGTTCGCTGCTGGCCGAGGCGGATCTGATCATGGGAATCGACGGCTACCGGACTCTGGCGGATCTGACGCCCGACGCGTTGCGGCCCGTGCGACAGTAA
- a CDS encoding LLM class flavin-dependent oxidoreductase, with protein sequence MTLPVMEPDVDADILKRWAQTIDEGPFSSLCWGERIAFGNPDSLTLLGALSGWTERVPLVATVVVPQLHDSVMLAKGLATGDLLCGGRLTVGFGVGGRHEDYRAVGADPKTQTMRNMAERVAIMKRVWAGEKITETVLPVGPRPARDGGPRLLVGTTGPKTIRSAAQWADGLAGISLDLDLDKETALFDVARDAWAAAGKSKPHLATSFWFALGEGDAPREQVIRHLHHYMNWLPREIVEVIAPTSGWAGTEDELVSVLRRFAEIGADEVHLIPTSSDIDQLRRVADLVGEISAQTDISA encoded by the coding sequence ATGACCTTGCCGGTGATGGAGCCGGACGTCGACGCGGACATTCTCAAGCGCTGGGCGCAGACGATCGACGAGGGGCCGTTCTCCTCGCTCTGTTGGGGGGAGCGGATCGCGTTCGGCAACCCGGATTCCCTGACGCTGCTGGGGGCGTTGTCCGGCTGGACCGAACGGGTGCCGCTGGTGGCCACCGTCGTCGTTCCCCAGCTGCACGATTCAGTGATGCTCGCGAAGGGACTCGCGACCGGTGACCTGCTCTGCGGCGGGCGGCTGACCGTCGGTTTCGGGGTGGGCGGCCGGCATGAGGACTATCGCGCCGTCGGCGCCGATCCGAAGACACAGACCATGCGTAACATGGCCGAGCGGGTGGCGATCATGAAGCGGGTCTGGGCAGGGGAGAAGATCACCGAAACGGTCTTGCCCGTCGGACCACGCCCCGCCCGCGACGGCGGACCGCGGCTGCTGGTCGGCACCACCGGGCCCAAGACGATTCGCAGCGCCGCGCAATGGGCCGACGGCCTGGCTGGCATTTCGCTGGACCTCGACCTCGACAAGGAGACCGCGCTGTTCGACGTTGCTCGCGATGCATGGGCCGCCGCGGGTAAGTCCAAACCCCATCTGGCGACGTCCTTTTGGTTTGCCCTCGGCGAAGGGGATGCACCCCGCGAACAGGTGATCCGGCATCTGCACCACTACATGAACTGGCTTCCGCGGGAGATCGTCGAGGTGATCGCGCCGACCAGCGGGTGGGCCGGCACCGAGGACGAGCTTGTGTCGGTGCTGCGCAGGTTCGCCGAAATCGGGGCTGACGAGGTGCATCTCATCCCGACCAGTTCCGACATCGACCAGCTGCGCCGCGTGGCCGATCTTGTCGGCGAGATTTCCGCCCAAACCGACATTTCGGCGTAG
- a CDS encoding VOC family protein gives MSIATSAIAHVRLTVTDIATSRRFYDSVFGWPVFAELPEDADDATREQLSFLFGGVIYNIGDNLIGLRPTGTGAFDEDRVGLDHLAFGLPSLEDLEQAAAHLDALGIAHEPIKDIGVAYILEFRDPDNIALELTARKSA, from the coding sequence ATGTCGATCGCCACTTCTGCCATTGCCCACGTGCGGCTGACCGTCACAGACATCGCCACCTCACGTCGCTTCTACGACAGCGTCTTCGGCTGGCCGGTGTTCGCCGAGCTGCCGGAGGACGCCGATGACGCGACCCGTGAGCAGCTCTCATTCCTGTTCGGCGGGGTCATCTACAACATCGGCGACAACCTGATCGGGCTGCGTCCCACCGGTACGGGTGCCTTCGACGAGGATCGGGTCGGCCTCGACCATCTGGCTTTCGGCCTGCCCAGCCTCGAGGACCTGGAGCAGGCCGCCGCCCACCTCGACGCACTCGGTATCGCACACGAGCCGATCAAGGACATCGGCGTGGCCTACATCCTCGAGTTCCGCGATCCGGACAACATCGCCCTGGAGTTGACCGCCCGCAAATCGGCCTAG
- a CDS encoding TDT family transporter, producing MATPQTRVEKLGNIGPNWFASVMGTGIVATAGATLPVHVPGLRGFAEMVWVIATVLLAVLIAIVGLHWLRHPTVARTHARNPQMAHFYGAAPMALLTVGAGAVLVGRDLIGDRLAIDLDWVLWTAGTIGGLFTAVSIPFLMFTQHNVEPDAAFGGWLMPVVPPMVSAATGALLIPHMVPGTGRATMLYGCYAMFGLSLVAAFIIITMIWSRLVLYGTSGTARVPTLWIVLGPVGQSITAAGLLGHVAALAVQQELAEDLNAFAVIFGVPVWGFAVLWIALATSLTIRTLRRGMPFALTWWSLTFPVGTFVTGTTQLAVHTDLPAFKVAAGLAYVGLLSTWLLVAVRTTRGSLRGNLLNPPPAAGPIKAYKDPAR from the coding sequence ATGGCAACACCGCAGACCCGGGTCGAAAAATTGGGCAACATCGGGCCCAACTGGTTCGCGTCGGTCATGGGTACCGGGATCGTGGCTACCGCGGGCGCGACGCTGCCGGTCCACGTCCCGGGGCTCCGGGGCTTCGCCGAGATGGTCTGGGTGATCGCCACGGTATTGCTCGCCGTGCTGATCGCGATTGTCGGCCTGCACTGGCTGCGCCATCCGACGGTCGCCCGCACCCACGCCCGCAATCCGCAGATGGCGCACTTCTACGGCGCGGCGCCGATGGCGCTGTTGACCGTCGGCGCCGGCGCGGTGCTGGTCGGCCGCGACCTCATCGGCGATCGGCTCGCCATCGACCTGGACTGGGTGCTGTGGACGGCAGGCACCATCGGCGGACTGTTCACCGCGGTGAGCATTCCGTTTCTCATGTTCACCCAGCACAACGTCGAACCCGACGCCGCGTTCGGCGGCTGGCTGATGCCGGTGGTCCCACCGATGGTCTCGGCGGCAACGGGTGCCCTGCTCATCCCGCACATGGTGCCGGGAACCGGCCGCGCCACCATGCTCTACGGCTGTTATGCGATGTTCGGACTCTCGCTGGTGGCCGCGTTCATCATCATCACCATGATCTGGAGCCGGCTGGTGCTCTACGGAACATCCGGCACGGCGAGGGTGCCCACGCTGTGGATCGTGCTCGGTCCCGTCGGCCAATCCATCACCGCCGCAGGGCTTCTCGGGCATGTCGCCGCTCTCGCTGTGCAGCAGGAGCTGGCCGAGGACCTGAACGCGTTCGCGGTGATCTTCGGGGTCCCGGTGTGGGGTTTCGCGGTGCTCTGGATCGCGCTGGCCACCTCGCTGACGATCCGCACCCTGCGACGCGGCATGCCGTTCGCGTTGACCTGGTGGAGCCTGACATTCCCGGTGGGCACGTTCGTCACCGGCACCACGCAGCTGGCCGTGCACACCGACCTGCCGGCCTTCAAGGTGGCGGCCGGACTGGCCTACGTCGGGCTCTTGAGCACGTGGCTCCTGGTTGCCGTGCGCACCACCCGGGGCAGTCTGCGTGGCAACCTGCTCAACCCGCCACCGGCTGCCGGGCCGATCAAGGCCTACAAGGACCCCGCCCGGTAA
- a CDS encoding VOC family protein — MAIALNHTIVAAHDKQMSARFLTELFGLPDPVPFGHFLVVTLDHGLSLDFADVPADEPIHPQHYAFLVSEDDFDAIYGKISDRGLPHWADPRAARPGEINHNDGGRGVYFRDPAGHYLEIITRPYGSGAG, encoded by the coding sequence ATGGCAATCGCACTCAACCACACCATCGTCGCCGCACACGACAAGCAGATGTCTGCTCGGTTCCTGACCGAGCTCTTCGGGCTACCGGATCCGGTGCCGTTCGGCCATTTCCTTGTGGTCACCCTCGACCATGGACTCAGCCTCGACTTCGCCGACGTGCCGGCCGATGAGCCAATTCACCCGCAGCACTACGCGTTTCTGGTGTCCGAGGACGACTTCGACGCGATCTACGGAAAGATCTCCGACCGAGGGCTGCCGCATTGGGCCGACCCCCGCGCCGCCCGGCCGGGCGAAATCAACCACAACGACGGCGGCCGCGGCGTGTACTTCCGCGACCCGGCGGGCCACTACCTGGAGATCATCACCCGGCCGTACGGATCCGGAGCCGGCTAG
- a CDS encoding RrF2 family transcriptional regulator: MRMSAKAEYAVRAMIQLASVDTGALVKTDDLAKAQGIPAQFLVDILSDLRTDRLVRSHRGRDGGYELGRPAADISIADVLRCIDGPLASVRDIGLGDLPYSGPTAALTDVWRALRASMRSVLEETSLADVASGHLPGHVADLARAYLKQEDRRGHSG; the protein is encoded by the coding sequence ATGCGGATGTCAGCGAAGGCGGAGTACGCCGTCCGCGCCATGATCCAGCTCGCGTCCGTCGACACAGGCGCGCTGGTCAAGACAGACGACCTGGCCAAGGCTCAGGGCATCCCCGCGCAGTTCCTGGTCGACATCCTTTCTGATCTGCGCACCGACCGGCTGGTGCGCAGTCACCGCGGCCGTGACGGCGGCTACGAATTGGGCCGGCCGGCCGCCGACATCAGCATCGCCGACGTGTTGCGCTGTATCGATGGGCCATTGGCCAGCGTGCGTGACATCGGGCTGGGCGACCTGCCCTACAGCGGGCCCACGGCCGCACTGACCGATGTGTGGCGCGCGCTGCGTGCCAGCATGCGGTCGGTGTTGGAGGAGACCAGCCTGGCCGACGTGGCGAGCGGACACCTGCCCGGCCACGTTGCCGATCTGGCCCGCGCATACCTCAAACAGGAGGACCGGCGCGGGCACAGCGGCTAG